In one window of Nicotiana tabacum cultivar K326 chromosome 12, ASM71507v2, whole genome shotgun sequence DNA:
- the LOC142167349 gene encoding uncharacterized protein LOC142167349 encodes MEETSMGETPFSLVYTTKALIPVEISEPSTRYTHVIEAQNEEELRMIERYYNRKDNLRYFKIGEFVLKKVFRSTKTANAGKLSPNWEGPYRVRGIAGKGAYELEIMDGKEKDQKKGVDPVFEISYFNSPTLGGLCI; translated from the exons ATGGAAGAGACTAGTATGGGTGAGACTCCATTTTCACTTGTATACACAACAAAAGCTTTGATTCCGGTGGAGATAAGTGAACCAAGCACAAGATACACGCATGTCATTGAAGCACAAAATGAGGAAGAGTTGCGG ATGATTGAACGATATTATAACAGGAAAGACAATTTGAGGTACTTTAAGATTGGAGAATTCGTCCTCAAAAAGGTGTTCCGGTCAACAAAAACAGCAAATGCAGGAAAATTGAGTCCCAATTGGGAAGGCCCATATAGGGTTAGAGGCATTGctggaaaaggagcatacgagttggaaatCATGGATGGAAAG gaaaaggaccaaaagAAAGGAGTTGATCCAGtgttcgagatttcatacttcaataGTCCAACATTGGGGGGACTATGCATATAG